accatACCTACCGAACCCGTCGTACCCGGCCTCGTCCACTCCTCACTTGAACCCTCCTGTTTATCCCTACGCCGTTCCTTCAACGACAGCTACCGTACCCTACACCCAATCTCCACAGACGGCTGCTGCGGCTTCCACGCCTACAACAGCCTCAGCCATGCCGCAGGCACCAAAACCGGCTAGTACGGGGATTTCTGGTCAGAACGGGAGGCGGAAAAATCCAGACTGGGGCGAGTTCTATAAAAATGGAATACCAAAGGAGGTTATTGTCATTGACGATACACCTCCTCCTGACCAATCTGCCGCCGCGTCGCATGCTCTCCCGCCGACATCCACCGTTCCGGCTCAGAATGGTAATGTCCCACAGCCTGCGGGTAAGAAACGACGCACCGGTATCGAGACAGCATACGATCTGGGCTACTATGATCGTCCATGTTTCTCGATCAATCCCCAGCAGTACGGCGAAGATTCGTCTGCGGGCTCGCTCTCGACCGACCGCACAGCGTCGCTGCACACCACTGCTCCCACATCTCTCTCACAGGGCAGCTCGGGTGCGAGCAATGGTGCCTACTATGAGGATGCCAATATTGGgcagaagcggaagcggGTGGCGACGCGAAAGTCCGTTCGAGATCAGCAGAAGAAACTCGAGCAGGAGACGGGAACCGATGCCTTCTTGAGCTACATACCCCCTCCCAAACCTCCCATCAAGGCAAAAGATGTTCCTGTCCCCGTCGTTCGCGCTGTAAGTGCCGATAAGCCTTTACTATATTTGAGCTATTCTAACAGTTGGTGCAGTATGCGAATAGGGGCGAAAaggtcgatgatgacgacggcCATTATGTTGTCAACCCAAACACTCCATTGACAGATCGATGTAAGCAGCCCGAGTTTCAAATTATAATGTCGGTCATGCATACTAACTTAGTCAAGACTCAATTATCAAGCTTTTAGGGCAAGGAACGTTCGGCAAAGTTGTCGAAGCTTTCGACAAACAACGCAAATCTCGCTGTGCTATCAAAATCATCCGCTCCATTCAAAAGTACCGAGACGCATCACGAATCGAACTGCGGGTGCTGTCAACTCTAGCGTCTAATGACAAGAACAACCGAAACAAGTGCATCCACCTGAGAGATTGCTTCGACTACCGAAACCATATATGCATTGTCACAGATCTGCTGGGTCAAAGTGTCTTTGATTTCCTCAAGGGCAACGGGTTCGTCCCGTTTCCCAGCAGCCAAATCCAGAACTTTGCTCGACAACTCTTCACCAGTGTGGCTTGTAAGTTCTCACAGATTGCCAGCATTCGAATCTTAGCTAATTTTGGTTTGTGTAGTCCTCCAcgacctcaacctcatccatACAGACTTGAAGCCCGAaaacatccttctcgtcaaaAATGCCTATCAAACCTTTACCTACAACCGCACCATCCCATCGTCCTCTAGTGCGATTTCTCGGAATGCCCGCCAAAGGCGTGTTTTGCTTGATAGCGAAATCCGCCTGATTGATTTTGGGTCTGCAACTTTTGACGACGAATACCATTCGTCTGTCGTTTCCACCAGACACTACAGAGCACCCGAAATCATTCTTAACCTTGGCTGGAGTTTCCCTTGTGATATCTGGAGCATTGGCTGCATTCTTGTCGAATTCTTCACTGGCGATGCTCTCTTCCAGACCCATGATAACCTTGAACATCTCGCCATGATGGAGGCTGTCATTGGAGACCGGATAGATCCGAAGCTAGTGCGTCAAGTGATGCAGAACGGTCGAACTGGCAATCAAAACCCAGCAGTCAAGTAAGTGCTTTGGGATCAATTATCTAGTCACTACTGACTTGTTTAGATttttcctccgcaacaaACTTGATTACCCGAACGACGAAACAACACGCGCTTCGAAAAAGTACGTGCAGGCAATGAAGCGGATCACGGTATGTCCTTTTTGCGTATTCAATTCTGgattattatactaattgTCTTAGTCATTCATGCCGTCGAACAACAAGTTCTACCGGTCGTTTCTGGACCTATTGCGGCGAATCTTCGTCTACGACCCGAAACAGCGTATCACGGCGAAAGATGCCCTTAAGCACGAATGGTTCAAGGAGTCTATCACCGATGACGGGACTGAAGCTCTGCGGATTGGGCAGCAATTGCAGCGCAGCAACGGCCAGCAACGCTAAGCATTTCAGCCCGGTTCGTGTTAGCGTCAGGGCATAGCGCAATTcgacttttctttttcaaaaGGGCGTTTATTTCGGACTTCTGCTTGCTTATTTTGCATTGGATATATCGCTGGTACCCACGGGTAGCGGTGCGTTATTATGTATGGGTACAGTTCCAGTTACGATGGCATTTTTTGGATAATATGTATGGCATGGCACGCGAGCCGCCTGCTCTGAGTATATCGAGCTACTGGGTAGCTCTCGGGGCTATGGAGTTTGGCCACTGAAGCAAGTCATCTCAGGGCCTGGGTATTGTTATTACAACGggatggatatgga
This region of Aspergillus puulaauensis MK2 DNA, chromosome 5, nearly complete sequence genomic DNA includes:
- the KNS1 gene encoding putative protein kinase (Lkh1) (COG:T;~EggNog:ENOG410PFTM;~InterPro:IPR017441,IPR008271,IPR000719,IPR011009;~PFAM:PF07714,PF00069;~go_function: GO:0004672 - protein kinase activity [Evidence IEA];~go_function: GO:0005524 - ATP binding [Evidence IEA];~go_process: GO:0006468 - protein phosphorylation [Evidence IEA]); this encodes MSTPSTATATHPTHHQQQYGFPHHHQPYLPNPSYPASSTPHLNPPVYPYAVPSTTATVPYTQSPQTAAAASTPTTASAMPQAPKPASTGISGQNGRRKNPDWGEFYKNGIPKEVIVIDDTPPPDQSAAASHALPPTSTVPAQNGNVPQPAGKKRRTGIETAYDLGYYDRPCFSINPQQYGEDSSAGSLSTDRTASLHTTAPTSLSQGSSGASNGAYYEDANIGQKRKRVATRKSVRDQQKKLEQETGTDAFLSYIPPPKPPIKAKDVPVPVVRAYANRGEKVDDDDGHYVVNPNTPLTDRYSIIKLLGQGTFGKVVEAFDKQRKSRCAIKIIRSIQKYRDASRIELRVLSTLASNDKNNRNKCIHLRDCFDYRNHICIVTDLLGQSVFDFLKGNGFVPFPSSQIQNFARQLFTSVAFLHDLNLIHTDLKPENILLVKNAYQTFTYNRTIPSSSSAISRNARQRRVLLDSEIRLIDFGSATFDDEYHSSVVSTRHYRAPEIILNLGWSFPCDIWSIGCILVEFFTGDALFQTHDNLEHLAMMEAVIGDRIDPKLVRQVMQNGRTGNQNPAVKFFLRNKLDYPNDETTRASKKYVQAMKRITSFMPSNNKFYRSFLDLLRRIFVYDPKQRITAKDALKHEWFKESITDDGTEALRIGQQLQRSNGQQR